One segment of Trichlorobacter ammonificans DNA contains the following:
- the rplL gene encoding 50S ribosomal protein L7/L12, with translation MADITKADVVAFIEKMTVLELAELVKELEEKFGVSAAAPVAVAVAGGPAASAEPAEEKTEFDIILKNAGANKINVIKVVRALTSLGLKEAKDLVDGAPSPVKTGVSKAEAEEAKKQLVEAGAEVEIK, from the coding sequence ATGGCTGACATCACGAAAGCAGATGTAGTTGCATTTATTGAGAAGATGACCGTTCTTGAGCTGGCTGAGCTGGTGAAGGAACTGGAAGAGAAATTCGGCGTTTCCGCTGCAGCTCCCGTTGCCGTTGCCGTTGCCGGTGGCCCTGCTGCCTCCGCTGAACCCGCCGAAGAAAAGACCGAGTTCGACATCATCCTGAAGAACGCCGGTGCCAACAAGATCAACGTCATCAAGGTCGTGCGCGCACTGACCAGCCTGGGGCTGAAGGAAGCCAAGGATCTGGTTGACGGCGCTCCCAGCCCGGTCAAGACCGGTGTTTCCAAGGCTGAAGCTGAAGAAGCCAAGAAGCAGCTGGTTGAAGCAGGAGCTGAAGTCGAAATCAAATAA
- the secE gene encoding preprotein translocase subunit SecE, producing MQESAVHNVKVFFDSVKTELVKVTWPSRKETVATTGVVIFIVLIISVYLGLCDLVLTRLIRMILG from the coding sequence ATGCAGGAGAGTGCAGTGCACAACGTCAAGGTCTTCTTTGATTCGGTAAAAACAGAGCTTGTCAAGGTAACATGGCCGTCGCGCAAAGAGACGGTCGCCACGACGGGTGTTGTTATTTTTATTGTGCTTATTATTTCCGTGTATCTCGGCTTGTGTGACCTCGTGCTCACCAGGCTGATTCGAATGATACTCGGATGA
- the tuf gene encoding elongation factor Tu, with the protein MAKAKFERTKPHVNIGTIGHVDHGKTTLTAAITKVLAQRGGAEFKGYDQIDNAPEERERGITIATTHVEYETDKRHYAHVDCPGHADYVKNMITGAAQMDGAILVVSAADGPMPQTREHILLARQVGVPYIVVFLNKADMVDDAELLELVELEIRELLSSYDFPGDDIPIIKGSALKALNGDKDELGEQSVEKLMEAVDSYIPEPERAIDKPFLMPVEDVFSISGRGTVATGRVERGIVKVGEEVEIVGIKATGKTTVTGVEMFRKLLDQGQAGDNIGALLRGVKREDVERGQVLAKPGSITPHTKFKAEAYILTKEEGGRHTPFFNGYRPQFYFRTTDVTGVAELPAGTEMVMPGDNVALTINLITPIAMDEGLRFAIREGGRTVGAGVVSAIVE; encoded by the coding sequence ATGGCCAAGGCAAAATTTGAGCGTACGAAGCCTCATGTTAACATTGGAACGATCGGTCACGTTGACCACGGCAAGACCACGCTGACGGCAGCGATCACCAAGGTTCTTGCTCAGCGCGGTGGGGCAGAGTTCAAGGGTTATGACCAGATCGACAACGCTCCCGAGGAGCGTGAGCGTGGTATCACCATCGCCACCACCCACGTTGAGTACGAGACGGACAAGCGTCACTACGCCCATGTTGACTGCCCGGGTCACGCCGACTACGTGAAGAACATGATTACCGGTGCTGCTCAGATGGACGGTGCCATTCTGGTTGTGTCGGCCGCCGACGGCCCGATGCCCCAGACCCGTGAGCACATCCTGCTTGCCCGTCAGGTTGGCGTTCCCTATATCGTGGTCTTTCTGAACAAGGCCGATATGGTTGATGATGCCGAGCTGCTGGAGCTGGTTGAGCTTGAGATTCGTGAGCTCCTGTCCAGCTACGACTTCCCGGGCGACGACATTCCGATTATCAAGGGTTCCGCTCTGAAGGCGCTGAACGGCGACAAGGATGAGCTGGGCGAGCAGTCGGTCGAGAAGCTGATGGAAGCTGTTGACAGCTATATTCCCGAGCCGGAGCGCGCCATTGACAAGCCGTTCCTGATGCCGGTTGAAGACGTCTTCTCCATCTCCGGTCGTGGTACGGTTGCCACCGGTCGTGTTGAGCGCGGTATTGTCAAGGTTGGCGAGGAAGTTGAGATTGTCGGCATCAAGGCTACCGGCAAGACCACGGTTACCGGTGTTGAAATGTTCCGCAAGCTGCTTGACCAGGGTCAGGCCGGCGACAACATCGGCGCCCTGCTGCGTGGTGTGAAGCGTGAAGATGTTGAGCGCGGTCAGGTTCTGGCCAAGCCGGGCAGCATTACGCCGCACACCAAATTCAAGGCCGAGGCTTACATCCTGACCAAGGAAGAAGGCGGTCGTCACACGCCGTTCTTCAACGGCTACCGTCCCCAGTTTTACTTCCGTACGACTGACGTGACGGGTGTTGCCGAGCTTCCTGCCGGTACCGAGATGGTGATGCCTGGTGACAACGTTGCCCTGACGATCAACCTGATCACGCCGATCGCCATGGACGAAGGTCTTCGTTTTGCAATCCGTGAGGGTGGCCGTACCGTGGGCGCTGGCGTCGTCAGCGCAATCGTTGAGTAG
- the rplA gene encoding 50S ribosomal protein L1, translated as MSKSTKKHGNAMSKIDRTKLYPLKTAVGVVKEASYAKFDETVDVAVKLGVDPRHADQMVRGAVVLPNGLGKNVRVLVFAKGEKEKEALEAGADYVGAEDLVAKIQEGWFEFDTAIATPDMMGVVGKIGKLLGPRGLMPNPKVGTVTFEVSRAVKESKAGKVEFRVEKAGIVHAPVGKVSFEPEKLEGNIVALVEALVKAKPSAAKGTYIRKISVSSTMGPGINLDISDVTSNM; from the coding sequence ATGTCAAAAAGTACCAAAAAGCATGGCAATGCGATGAGCAAAATTGACCGTACCAAGCTGTATCCCCTGAAAACAGCGGTCGGTGTTGTGAAGGAAGCGAGCTATGCGAAGTTTGATGAAACGGTTGATGTTGCCGTCAAGCTGGGAGTAGATCCACGTCATGCCGACCAGATGGTTCGCGGAGCCGTCGTGCTGCCGAACGGTCTCGGCAAGAATGTTCGCGTGCTGGTTTTCGCCAAGGGCGAAAAGGAAAAAGAGGCGCTTGAGGCAGGTGCTGACTACGTTGGCGCCGAGGATCTCGTGGCGAAAATTCAGGAGGGATGGTTCGAGTTCGATACGGCCATTGCAACCCCGGACATGATGGGCGTTGTCGGCAAGATCGGTAAGCTGCTCGGTCCCCGCGGCCTGATGCCGAACCCCAAGGTCGGTACGGTTACCTTCGAAGTATCCCGCGCCGTCAAGGAGTCCAAGGCCGGCAAGGTGGAGTTCCGGGTCGAGAAGGCCGGTATCGTCCATGCACCGGTTGGTAAGGTCTCCTTTGAGCCGGAGAAGCTGGAGGGGAATATCGTTGCGCTGGTCGAGGCACTGGTCAAGGCCAAGCCCTCCGCTGCCAAGGGCACCTATATCAGGAAAATTTCGGTGTCATCGACCATGGGACCCGGCATTAATCTGGATATTTCCGACGTAACGTCGAATATGTAG
- the rplK gene encoding 50S ribosomal protein L11, translating into MAKKITGYIKLQVPAGKANPSPPIGPALGQHGVNIMEFCKAFNAKTQADEGTITPVVITVYADRSFTFITKTPPVPVLIKKALGIESGSSVPNKTKVGKLTKAQVEEIAKKKMPDLNAASLEAAMRTVEGTARSMGVDIV; encoded by the coding sequence ATGGCGAAGAAAATAACCGGTTACATAAAACTGCAAGTGCCCGCGGGCAAGGCAAATCCGTCGCCTCCCATCGGTCCGGCCCTTGGTCAGCACGGCGTCAACATCATGGAGTTCTGCAAGGCGTTCAACGCTAAGACTCAGGCTGACGAAGGCACTATCACGCCGGTCGTGATCACGGTCTATGCCGACCGCAGTTTTACCTTCATCACCAAGACGCCTCCGGTACCGGTGTTGATCAAGAAAGCCCTCGGTATTGAGAGTGGCTCAAGTGTGCCCAATAAAACCAAGGTCGGCAAGCTGACAAAAGCCCAGGTGGAAGAAATCGCCAAGAAGAAGATGCCGGACCTGAATGCCGCCTCGCTGGAAGCAGCCATGAGAACCGTCGAGGGCACCGCACGTTCGATGGGTGTGGATATCGTTTAG
- a CDS encoding transglutaminase family protein, whose amino-acid sequence MAPDLSRLTALLGFGSALLGFIPLFAHVPLLPQLLFAGGLLAGLAREVRGTVTVPPPFLTVGATALFLWYAAQFSRHNPALPVICILTVLLAARLAAEKTPRTWLQLCALSLFALAASSLFDLGPRFLLLLVLMLPVLALQVVLLTMQGHGVTRLAGPALRHLLVVGLLIPVCSLLLVPLFFSMLPRTRLPLWSFIQQAGGTTPGGLSDTVVPGRSSTVPDSGPLVFRAELERRPAGQLYWRVAVFSRLDERGWQRDSGVQTVRVTGQPVRIEQTITMEPGSSRMLVGLDLPVSFTHPGGSSIPGATWNRPLPASRRVRYTVTSLPDGAGALRTPPAREQLTSLPAGVSPRLRQLAQRFRREGTSDRQRLDAVVTWFRNGNFRYSRNDLPTGADALERFLFERRAGHCEFFASAFAHLARGAGIPARLVGGYLGGEFNELGAYYRITEERAHVWVEAWLEREGWVRIDPSSFAINADVALGGQRRTSLAQQTRLLLDTLDHLWTSAVITYDFERQLELASGMSSRLHVVRLGDLRRWSWAIGGGCLLGLLSWYGVRCWRAGHLRREERLLRRFRAAIKRDFGLSVDRNTGLFDCAERTGNARVRTFADIYGGAVYRGRRLTEEEAAQLRRLLRQGFLIRPE is encoded by the coding sequence ATGGCACCTGATCTGTCCCGACTGACAGCGCTGCTGGGATTCGGTAGTGCACTGCTGGGGTTCATACCACTGTTCGCCCATGTGCCGCTGCTGCCGCAGCTGCTGTTCGCGGGCGGCCTGCTGGCCGGTCTCGCCAGGGAAGTGCGCGGCACGGTTACGGTGCCCCCTCCTTTCCTGACCGTCGGTGCCACGGCGTTGTTTCTCTGGTACGCTGCCCAGTTCAGCCGCCACAATCCCGCCCTGCCGGTGATCTGCATCCTCACGGTGCTGCTGGCAGCCCGCCTGGCGGCGGAAAAGACACCCCGTACCTGGCTGCAGCTGTGTGCCCTTTCGCTCTTTGCCCTTGCCGCATCATCCCTCTTCGATCTCGGCCCCCGTTTCCTGCTGTTGCTTGTTCTGATGCTTCCCGTGCTGGCACTTCAGGTGGTGCTGCTCACCATGCAGGGCCACGGCGTCACCCGGCTGGCCGGACCGGCGCTTCGCCACCTGCTTGTCGTCGGGCTGCTGATACCGGTCTGCTCCCTGCTGCTGGTGCCGCTCTTCTTTTCCATGCTGCCCCGCACCCGGCTGCCGCTCTGGAGCTTTATTCAACAGGCAGGGGGCACTACCCCCGGTGGACTCTCCGATACGGTGGTTCCCGGCAGGAGCTCGACGGTACCGGACAGTGGTCCGCTGGTCTTTCGTGCGGAACTGGAACGCCGGCCGGCCGGTCAGCTCTACTGGCGGGTCGCAGTGTTCAGTCGCCTTGACGAACGGGGCTGGCAGCGGGATAGTGGCGTCCAGACGGTGAGGGTGACGGGACAACCGGTGCGGATCGAGCAGACCATCACCATGGAGCCGGGCAGTTCGCGCATGCTGGTGGGACTCGATCTGCCGGTCTCCTTTACCCATCCGGGCGGCAGCAGTATTCCCGGGGCCACCTGGAATCGGCCGCTTCCCGCGTCCCGCCGTGTTCGCTACACGGTGACGTCCCTGCCGGACGGCGCTGGCGCCCTGCGCACACCGCCGGCACGCGAACAGCTGACCAGCCTCCCCGCAGGTGTCTCGCCGCGTCTGCGGCAGCTTGCCCAGCGTTTCAGGCGGGAGGGGACGTCTGACCGGCAGCGCCTGGATGCGGTTGTTACCTGGTTCAGAAACGGTAATTTCAGATATAGCCGCAACGATCTCCCCACCGGCGCGGATGCGCTGGAGCGCTTTCTCTTCGAACGCAGGGCGGGGCATTGCGAGTTCTTTGCCTCGGCCTTTGCTCACCTGGCACGGGGAGCCGGAATACCGGCCCGTCTGGTCGGGGGATATCTGGGAGGAGAGTTCAACGAGCTGGGAGCCTACTACCGGATAACGGAGGAGCGGGCCCATGTCTGGGTGGAAGCGTGGCTGGAGCGCGAGGGGTGGGTGCGCATCGACCCCAGCAGCTTTGCAATCAACGCTGACGTCGCCCTGGGAGGGCAGCGCCGGACATCCCTTGCGCAGCAGACGCGTCTGCTGCTGGATACGCTGGATCATCTCTGGACCTCTGCGGTGATTACCTATGATTTCGAACGCCAACTGGAGCTGGCAAGCGGGATGTCGTCCCGCCTGCATGTCGTTCGTCTGGGGGATCTCAGGCGGTGGAGTTGGGCCATCGGTGGGGGATGCCTCCTGGGGCTGCTGAGCTGGTACGGCGTCCGCTGCTGGAGGGCAGGGCATCTGCGGCGAGAGGAACGTCTGCTTCGCCGGTTCCGGGCCGCAATAAAACGAGACTTCGGCCTGAGTGTCGACCGAAACACTGGTCTGTTCGACTGTGCCGAGCGCACGGGAAATGCACGAGTGAGAACCTTTGCCGACATTTACGGAGGGGCGGTGTATCGCGGCAGGCGGCTGACGGAAGAAGAGGCCGCACAGTTGCGGCGTCTGCTGCGCCAAGGGTTTCTTATTCGCCCCGAATAG
- the rpmG gene encoding 50S ribosomal protein L33, with the protein MMRDIVTLACGECKQRNYTTTKNKKTTPQKLEFSKYCRFCRKHTQHKETK; encoded by the coding sequence GTGATGAGAGACATCGTGACCCTTGCTTGCGGTGAGTGCAAGCAGAGAAACTATACCACGACCAAAAACAAGAAGACGACGCCCCAGAAGCTCGAGTTCAGCAAGTACTGCCGTTTTTGCCGCAAGCATACGCAGCACAAGGAAACCAAGTAA
- the rplJ gene encoding 50S ribosomal protein L10 produces the protein MNRTVKQEQVELMREKLKRAQAVFLADFRGMNVEKATTLRNELRAAAVDYKVFKNSLLELAAKETDFECLQPYLAGPTAVAISYDDPVAAAKVLSKFAKVPQGAFVLKAGVLSGKLLDVAQIQALADLPSREVLLAKMLGSLQAPATNFVGVLAAIPGSFVRVLDAIRAKKEGN, from the coding sequence TTGAACCGTACAGTAAAGCAAGAGCAAGTCGAGTTGATGCGTGAGAAGCTGAAGCGCGCACAAGCGGTTTTTCTGGCCGATTTCCGCGGCATGAACGTGGAAAAGGCTACTACGCTCAGAAATGAGCTGCGTGCTGCCGCCGTTGACTACAAGGTCTTTAAGAACAGCTTGTTGGAACTGGCAGCCAAAGAAACCGATTTTGAATGCCTGCAGCCCTATCTTGCCGGTCCGACTGCCGTTGCCATTTCCTACGACGATCCGGTCGCAGCGGCAAAGGTGCTGTCGAAGTTTGCCAAGGTTCCCCAGGGTGCATTCGTACTGAAGGCCGGGGTGCTTTCCGGCAAGCTGCTGGATGTTGCCCAGATTCAGGCACTGGCAGACCTGCCGTCGCGTGAAGTGCTGCTCGCCAAGATGCTGGGTTCCCTGCAGGCACCTGCCACCAACTTTGTTGGCGTGCTCGCCGCAATCCCCGGCTCCTTCGTGCGGGTACTTGATGCCATACGCGCGAAGAAGGAAGGCAACTAG
- the nusG gene encoding transcription termination/antitermination protein NusG → MTQKWYGVHTYSGYENKVRLNILERVRNEGMEEYFGEILIPSETVVELKKGEKKTSSRKFFPGYILIKMEMNDDTWHIVKETAKVTGFVGGNAPFPIPEEEIGKISRRMEEGAEKPRPKVEFEVGETVRVVDGPFLNFTGMVEDVKPDRGKLRVAVTIFGRSTPVELEFMQVEKC, encoded by the coding sequence ATGACCCAGAAATGGTATGGCGTGCATACGTACTCAGGGTACGAGAACAAGGTTCGTCTGAATATTCTTGAGCGTGTCAGGAATGAAGGGATGGAGGAGTATTTCGGTGAAATACTGATTCCGTCCGAGACGGTCGTCGAGCTGAAGAAGGGGGAGAAGAAGACCTCTTCACGCAAGTTTTTTCCCGGCTATATCCTGATCAAGATGGAAATGAACGACGATACCTGGCACATCGTCAAGGAAACTGCCAAGGTAACGGGGTTCGTCGGAGGCAATGCGCCGTTTCCGATTCCGGAGGAGGAGATTGGCAAGATCTCCCGCAGGATGGAAGAGGGGGCCGAGAAGCCGCGTCCCAAGGTTGAGTTTGAGGTTGGCGAAACGGTGCGGGTGGTTGATGGTCCCTTTCTCAACTTCACCGGCATGGTGGAGGACGTCAAGCCCGATCGGGGCAAGTTGCGCGTGGCTGTTACCATTTTCGGCCGGTCGACGCCGGTCGAGCTTGAGTTCATGCAAGTGGAAAAATGCTGA